Proteins encoded by one window of Culicoides brevitarsis isolate CSIRO-B50_1 chromosome 2, AGI_CSIRO_Cbre_v1, whole genome shotgun sequence:
- the LOC134831900 gene encoding lachesin, whose translation MAQFKSIVFNPLIHLSILFMLVKAHNQQDDIKPEFLAALGNMSVTQGRDISFTCVVNNLGPYKVAWIKSDSKAILAIHTHMVALNPRLSVTHNGHNTWKLHISHVQLDDSGSYMCQVNTDPMSSISGYVNVVVPPDILNQADTDSSMIEGETNEGGSVSLLCQATGVPEPTVQWRREGGKDIVLRGEGREKTLHKHVDGERLTLTQVQRSDMGGYLCIASNGVPPSVSKRYDVNVNFSPSVKAPNVLVGSPVEANVLLQCMVEAFPKPLNGWYKNEGQKIYHTEKYTMTESQINAYTWQMNLTINNLQKSDFGSYVCSSVNALGKSDARVRLQELRLPPKATTTPTPHVHTTPKPRRKQHNNKAGHETGKSASKSDSGLINVIQENELVSGISSEVLTQIPSAKSSNGNMEKGRNSQMPASVPSSKTQQTWISQNSSSRNIVHSILYVVVFTELFLLFRTTLSS comes from the exons ATGGCACAATTCAAGAGTATCGTGTTCAATCCATTGATAcatttatcaatattattcATGTTAGTTAAAG caCATAATCAACAAGACGACATAAAGCCCGAATTTTTAGCAGCTTTAGGTAATATGTCTGTCACGCAAGGACGAGACATATCATTTACGTGTGTGGTGAACAATTTGGGACCATATAAG gtaGCGTGGATAAAATCCGATTCGAAAGCAATTTTGGCAATTCACACACACATGGTAGCGCTAAACCCGCGACTTTCGGTTACGCATAACGGGCACAACACATGGAAACTGCACATTTCGCACGTGCAATTAGATGACTCGGGCAGTTACATGTGTCAAGTTAACACGGATCCAATGAGTTCAATT TCGGGCTATGTAAACGTTGTCGTACCACCTGATATCTTAAATCAAGCTGACACAGATAGCAGTATGATAGAGGGCGAAACCAACGAAGGAGGAAGTGTATCATTGTTGTGTCAAGCAACTGGTGTGCCCGAGCCAACGGTGCAATGGCGACGTGAAGGAGGAAAAGATATCGTTTTGCGGGGCGAAGGACGAGAAAAAACAC ttcacAAACACGTTGATGGCGAACGCCTTACGTTGACACAAGTTCAAAGATCTGACATGGGAGGATATTTATGTATTGCTTCGAATGGAGTTCCGCCATCTGTTAGCAAGCGATATGATGTCAATGTGAATT TTTCGCCATCGGTAAAAGCCCCAAACGTTTTAGTTGGATCTCCCGTCGAAGCGAATGTCTTGTTACAATGTATGGTAGAAGCGTTTCCCAAACCATTGAACGGATGGTACAAAAACGAAG gacaaaaaatttatcataccGAAAAATACACAATGACAGAATCCCAAATTAATGCGTATACGTGGCAAATGAATTTAACGAttaataatttgcaaaaatcagATTTCGGTTCGTATGTTTGCTCAAGCGTTAATGCCTTGGGCAAGTCAGATGCGCGAGTACGATTACAag AGTTGAGATTACCTCCGAAGGCAACAACAACGCCGACGCCTCATGTTCATACAACTCCCAAACCACGCAGAAAGCAACACAACAACAAGGCAGGGCACGAAACAGGCAAAAGCGCTTCGAAATCAGATTCGGGCTTGATCAATGTCATACAGGAGAACGAACTTGTGTCGGGGATTTCATCGGAAG ttttgacaCAAATTCCTTCCGCCAAAAGCTCTAACGGCAATATGGAAAAGGGAAGAAACTCGCAAATGCCTGCGTCAGTTCCCTCAAGTAAAACACAACAAACGTGGATAAGTCAAAATAGTTCATCAAGAAATATCGTACACAGCATTTTATATGTTGTTGTGTTCACAGAGctgtttcttttgtttcgGACAACACTGAGTTCGTAA